A single window of Enoplosus armatus isolate fEnoArm2 chromosome 22, fEnoArm2.hap1, whole genome shotgun sequence DNA harbors:
- the LOC139305348 gene encoding transmembrane protein 53-like, giving the protein MSRPTKESQTSTAFCPISSPLPSVLPVRDSSSPSPSDSPSHTSRVSPQNQSDFASTSRPLLLFFSWLGAQPGGVAKYRDLYLDRGMDVLVVRSSVMHFLWPRWGLDYGLEVLKVLEEPQFSGRAVLVHASSIGGYTFTQILTHISQGPKKHAGLAQRVIGHIYDSLVVGTLEHMAIGLGKTLVPRLEGLVKNAAMLYFWLFKTHTADFYDNSIQVFHNNPITAPALFFSSENDALCNPVVMEKCIDLWRKRGVTVESRKWKESMHAAHMRCHPEDYLSTLEKFLNSLPISSLKAKM; this is encoded by the exons ATGTCACGTCCTACCAAAGAATCTCAAACATCCACTGCTTTTTGCCCCATTTCATCCCCATTACCCTCAGTTCTGCCCGTCAGAGACTCCTCCTCTCCATCGCCCTCAGATTCACCGTCACACACATCTCGGGTCTCCCCCCAAAACCAATCAGATTTTGCCTCCACTTCCCGTCCTCTTctacttttcttttcctggctCGGGGCCCAGCCAGGGGGGGTGGCCAAGTACAGGGACCTTTACCTGGACCGTGGCATGGATGTCCTCGTGGTCCGGAGCAGTGTAATGCACTTCCTGTGGCCTCGATGGGGGCTTGACTATGGGCTGGAGGTTTTGAAGGTTCTGGAGGAGCCTCAGTTCTCAGGGAGGGCGGTGCTGGTCCATGCCTCCTCCATCGGTGGCTACACTTTCACCCAGATACTCACCCACATCTCTCAGGGACCGAAAAAACATGCAGGTCTGGCCCAGAGGGTGATAGGGCACATCTATGACAGCCTGGTGGTTGGCACCCTGGAGCACATGGCGATAG gCCTTGGCAAGACTCTGGTGCCACGTTTAGAGGGATTGGTCAAAAACGCCGCCATGCTTTACTTCTGGCTCTTCAAAACCCACACGGCAGACTTCTATGACAACAGCATCCAAGTTTTCCACAACAACCCAATTACTGCACCAGCCCTTTTCTTCTCCAGTGAAAATGATGCCCTGTGCaacccagttgtcatggaaaagTGTATTGACCTCTGGAGGAAGAGGGGCGTGACTGTGGAGAGCAGGAAGTGGAAGGAGTCGATGCACGCAGCTCACATGCGATGCCACCCAGAAGACTATCTCTCTACCCTGGAAAAGTTCTTGAACTCGCTGCCCATTTCCTCCCtcaaagcaaaaatgtaa
- the lepb gene encoding LOW QUALITY PROTEIN: leptin b (The sequence of the model RefSeq protein was modified relative to this genomic sequence to represent the inferred CDS: inserted 2 bases in 1 codon; deleted 1 base in 1 codon) — protein MGEPAKRHVSSLCXIQCYRSSAQVQKHRMHILPALLYVSFVAAPGCSSLPTNGDSIRNTRHSIINIAQITLVHIKKLRTMLPVSPQIEFSTPSIEGLTSISQDLGLLDNELQSPFTELLNQIQADVSSLEGRVRSLALTLDCPIQARPGRETRDNAFPDSHLHLTLTKVQRYLDKFLLNKDKLKVC, from the exons ATGGGGGAACCTGCAAAGAGGCATGTGTCATCTCTCTG TATTCAGTGTTACAGGAGCTCAGCT CAAGTCCAAAAACACAG GATGCACATCCTTCCGGCCCTCCTCTATGTTTCCTTTGTGGCGGCTCCTGGGTGCTCAAGTCTTCCCACAAACGGAGACTCCATCAGAAATACCAGACACAGCATAATAAACATAGCTCAGATAACCCTGGTCCACATTAAAAAACTAAGGACAATG TTGCCGGTTTCTCCACAGATAGAATTCAGCACTCCTTCCATTGAGGGACTAACTAGTATCAGCCAAGACCTTGGACTTTTGGATAATGAACTGCAGAGCCCTTTCACAGAGCTCCTCAACCAGATCCAGGCTGATGTCTCCAGCTTGGAGGGAAGGGTGCGCTCCCTCGCCCTGACGCTGGACTGTCCCATCCAGGCCAGGCCCGGACGAGAGACCAGAGACAATGCGTTCCCTGACAGTCACCTTCACCTGACTCTGACGAAGGTGCAGCGCTACCTGGACAAGTTTCTTCTGAATAAGGACAAACTCAAGGTCTGCTGA